The Geobacillus stearothermophilus ATCC 12980 genome contains a region encoding:
- a CDS encoding 50S ribosomal protein L7ae-like protein yields the protein MSYEKVLQAGKIVIGTKQTIRALKEGKVTEVIVAEDADLPIIEKVTAAANEANVPVTKVDSMKKLGKACKIQVGAAAVAILR from the coding sequence ATGTCTTATGAAAAAGTATTGCAGGCTGGGAAAATCGTCATTGGAACCAAACAAACGATAAGGGCTTTAAAGGAAGGGAAAGTAACGGAAGTGATCGTAGCGGAAGATGCCGATTTGCCGATTATCGAAAAAGTGACCGCTGCTGCCAATGAAGCGAACGTGCCGGTCACGAAAGTCGACTCGATGAAAAAGCTCGGCAAAGCATGCAAAATCCAAGTCGGCGCGGCTGCGGTGGCGATTCTCCGTTGA
- the rpsL gene encoding 30S ribosomal protein S12 — MPTINQLVRKGREKKVFKSKSPALNKGYNSFKKEQTNVASPQKRGVCTRVGTMTPKKPNSALRKYARVRLTNGIEVTAYIPGIGHNLQEHSVVLIRGGRVKDLPGVRYHIIRGALDTAGVANRMQGRSKYGAKKPKAAKK, encoded by the coding sequence ATGCCTACAATCAACCAATTAGTCCGCAAAGGACGCGAGAAAAAAGTATTTAAATCGAAATCCCCTGCGTTGAACAAAGGGTACAACAGCTTCAAAAAAGAACAAACAAACGTGGCGTCTCCGCAAAAACGTGGCGTCTGCACGCGTGTCGGCACGATGACGCCGAAAAAACCGAACTCGGCGCTTCGGAAATATGCCCGTGTCCGTCTGACGAACGGGATCGAGGTAACGGCTTACATCCCGGGGATCGGCCATAACTTGCAAGAACACAGCGTTGTGCTGATCCGCGGCGGACGTGTTAAAGACTTGCCAGGGGTGCGCTACCATATCATCCGCGGTGCGCTTGATACGGCTGGCGTTGCCAACCGGATGCAAGGTCGTTCGAAATACGGTGCGAAAAAACCAAAAGCAGCGAAAAAGTAA
- the rpsG gene encoding 30S ribosomal protein S7 codes for MPRRGPVAKRDVLPDPIYNSKLVTRLINKIMIDGKKSKAQKILYTAFDIIRERTGKDPMEVFEQALKNVMPVLEVRARRVGGANYQVPVEVRPDRRVSLGLRWLVQYARLRGEKTMEERLANEIMDAANNTGAAVKKREDTHKMAEANKAFAHYRW; via the coding sequence ATGCCACGTAGAGGCCCTGTTGCTAAACGTGACGTATTGCCAGACCCAATTTACAATTCAAAACTTGTTACCCGTTTGATCAATAAAATTATGATCGACGGAAAAAAATCAAAAGCGCAAAAAATTCTTTACACTGCCTTTGATATTATTCGTGAACGAACGGGTAAAGATCCAATGGAAGTGTTTGAGCAAGCGCTGAAAAACGTGATGCCGGTGTTGGAAGTGCGCGCTCGCCGCGTCGGCGGAGCGAACTACCAAGTTCCGGTCGAAGTCCGTCCAGATCGCCGCGTCTCCCTCGGATTGCGCTGGCTTGTGCAATACGCCCGCCTTCGCGGAGAGAAAACGATGGAAGAACGCTTGGCGAACGAAATTATGGATGCTGCCAACAACACGGGCGCAGCGGTGAAAAAACGCGAAGATACGCACAAAATGGCCGAAGCGAACAAAGCGTTTGCCCACTACCGCTGGTAA
- the fusA gene encoding elongation factor G — protein MARQFSLENTRNIGIMAHIDAGKTTTTERILFYTGRVHKIGEVHEGAATMDWMEQEQERGITITSAATTAQWKGHRINIIDTPGHVDFTVEVERSLRVLDGAITVLDAQSGVEPQTETVWRQATTYGVPRIVFVNKMDKIGADFLYAVKTLHDRLQANAHPVQLPIGAEDQFSGIIDLVEMCAYHYHDELGKNIERIEIPEEYRDMAEEYHNKLVEAVAELDEELMMKYLEGEEITKEELKAAIRKATISVEFFPVFCGSAFKNKGVQLLLDGVVDYLPSPVDIPPIRGVIPDTEEEVTREARDDAPFAALAFKIMTDPYVGKLTFFRVYSGTLDSGSYVMNSTKRKRERIGRLLQMHANHREEISKVYAGDIAAAVGLKDTTTGDTLCDEKNLVILESMQFPEPVISVAIEPKSKADQDKMGQALQKLQEEDPTFRAHTDPETGQTIISGMGELHLDIIVDRMRREFKVEANVGAPQVAYRETFRKSAQVEGKFVRQSGGRGQYGHVWIEFSPNERGKGFEFENAIVGGVVPKEYVPAVQAGLEEAMQNGVLAGYPIVDIKAKLFDGSYHDVDSSEMAFKIAASLALKNAATKCDPVLLEPIMKVEVVIPEEYLGDIMGDITSRRGRVEGMEARGNAQVVRAMVPLAEMFGYATSLRSNTQGRGTFSMVFDHYEEVPKNIADEIIKKNKGE, from the coding sequence ATGGCAAGACAGTTCTCCTTGGAAAATACTCGCAACATCGGGATCATGGCGCACATTGACGCCGGGAAGACGACGACGACCGAACGGATCTTGTTCTATACCGGCCGTGTTCATAAAATCGGGGAAGTGCATGAAGGCGCAGCCACGATGGACTGGATGGAGCAAGAGCAAGAGCGCGGGATCACGATCACGTCGGCGGCGACAACGGCACAATGGAAAGGCCACCGCATCAACATCATCGATACGCCGGGGCACGTCGACTTCACGGTTGAGGTTGAACGTTCGTTGCGCGTATTGGATGGAGCTATCACGGTTTTAGACGCGCAGTCAGGTGTAGAGCCGCAAACGGAAACGGTTTGGCGCCAAGCGACGACGTATGGCGTTCCGCGGATCGTGTTCGTCAACAAAATGGACAAGATTGGTGCGGACTTCTTGTATGCGGTGAAAACGCTCCATGACCGCTTGCAAGCAAACGCTCACCCGGTGCAGCTGCCGATCGGCGCTGAAGACCAGTTCTCTGGCATTATCGACTTGGTTGAAATGTGTGCATACCATTACCACGATGAGCTCGGCAAAAACATTGAGCGCATTGAGATTCCGGAAGAATATCGCGATATGGCAGAAGAGTACCATAACAAGTTGGTTGAGGCGGTCGCTGAGCTGGATGAAGAATTAATGATGAAATATTTGGAAGGCGAAGAGATCACGAAAGAAGAGCTGAAAGCCGCCATCCGCAAGGCGACGATCAGCGTTGAATTCTTCCCGGTCTTCTGCGGCTCGGCTTTTAAAAACAAAGGTGTTCAGCTGCTTCTTGACGGCGTTGTCGACTACTTGCCGTCTCCGGTAGACATTCCGCCCATCCGCGGGGTGATTCCGGATACGGAAGAAGAAGTAACGCGTGAAGCGCGCGACGACGCTCCGTTTGCGGCGCTGGCATTCAAAATTATGACCGACCCGTATGTCGGGAAATTGACGTTCTTCCGCGTATACTCGGGAACGCTCGATTCCGGTTCGTACGTCATGAACTCGACGAAACGCAAACGCGAACGGATCGGCCGCTTGCTGCAAATGCACGCCAACCATCGGGAGGAAATCTCGAAAGTATACGCCGGCGACATTGCGGCAGCAGTAGGTTTAAAAGATACGACAACCGGCGATACTCTATGTGATGAGAAAAACCTCGTCATCCTAGAATCGATGCAGTTCCCAGAGCCGGTTATTTCGGTCGCGATCGAACCGAAATCGAAAGCAGACCAAGACAAAATGGGTCAAGCGCTGCAAAAATTGCAAGAAGAAGACCCGACGTTCCGCGCTCACACCGACCCGGAAACAGGGCAAACGATCATTTCCGGGATGGGCGAGCTGCATCTTGACATCATCGTTGACCGGATGCGCCGTGAGTTCAAAGTTGAGGCGAACGTCGGCGCGCCGCAAGTTGCTTACCGCGAAACGTTCCGCAAATCGGCCCAAGTCGAAGGCAAATTCGTTCGCCAGTCCGGCGGCCGCGGTCAATACGGTCACGTTTGGATCGAATTCTCGCCGAACGAACGCGGCAAAGGCTTCGAATTCGAAAACGCCATTGTCGGCGGTGTCGTTCCGAAAGAGTATGTGCCGGCCGTCCAAGCTGGTTTGGAAGAAGCGATGCAAAATGGCGTCTTAGCTGGCTATCCGATCGTCGACATTAAAGCGAAACTGTTCGACGGATCGTACCACGACGTCGACTCGAGTGAAATGGCGTTCAAAATCGCCGCTTCATTGGCGCTGAAAAACGCCGCGACGAAGTGTGATCCGGTTCTCCTTGAGCCGATCATGAAAGTCGAAGTTGTCATCCCTGAGGAATACCTCGGCGACATTATGGGTGACATCACGTCTCGCCGCGGTCGCGTTGAAGGGATGGAAGCGCGCGGGAATGCCCAAGTCGTGCGCGCGATGGTACCGCTGGCCGAAATGTTCGGTTATGCGACATCGCTCCGTTCGAACACGCAAGGGCGCGGAACATTCTCGATGGTATTTGATCACTACGAAGAAGTTCCGAAAAACATCGCCGATGAAATTATCAAAAAAAATAAAGGCGAATAA
- the tuf gene encoding elongation factor Tu, which translates to MAKAKFERTKPHVNIGTIGHVDHGKTTLTAAITTVLAKQGKAEAKAYDQIDAAPEERERGITISTAHVEYETEARHYAHVDCPGHADYVKNMITGAAQMDGAILVVSAADGPMPQTREHILLSRQVGVPYIVVFLNKCDMVDDEELLELVEMEVRDLLSEYDFPGDEVPVIKGSALKALEGDPKWEEKIIELMNAVDEYIPTPQREVDKPFMMPIEDVFSITGRGTVATGRVERGTLKVGDPVEIIGLSDEPKATTVTGVEMFRKLLDQAEAGDNIGALLRGVSRDEVERGQVLAKPGSITPHTKFKAQVYVLTKEEGGRHTPFFSNYRPQFYFRTTDVTGIITLPEGVEMVMPGDNVEMTVELIAPIAIEEGTKFSIREGGRTVGAGSVSEIIE; encoded by the coding sequence ATGGCTAAAGCGAAATTTGAGCGCACGAAACCGCACGTCAACATTGGCACGATCGGCCACGTTGACCATGGGAAAACGACGCTGACAGCTGCGATCACGACGGTTCTTGCGAAACAAGGGAAAGCCGAAGCAAAAGCGTACGACCAAATCGACGCAGCTCCGGAAGAGCGTGAACGCGGGATCACGATTTCGACGGCCCACGTCGAGTATGAAACAGAGGCTCGTCACTACGCGCACGTTGACTGCCCGGGCCACGCTGACTACGTCAAAAACATGATCACGGGCGCAGCGCAAATGGACGGTGCAATCCTTGTTGTATCGGCAGCTGACGGTCCGATGCCGCAAACGCGCGAACACATTCTTCTCTCCCGCCAAGTCGGCGTTCCGTACATCGTTGTTTTCTTGAACAAATGCGACATGGTGGACGACGAAGAATTGCTTGAACTCGTTGAAATGGAAGTTCGCGACCTTCTCTCTGAATACGACTTCCCGGGCGATGAAGTGCCGGTTATCAAAGGTTCGGCATTAAAAGCGCTCGAAGGCGATCCGAAATGGGAAGAAAAAATCATTGAATTGATGAACGCGGTTGATGAGTACATCCCGACTCCGCAACGTGAAGTTGACAAACCGTTCATGATGCCGATTGAGGACGTTTTCTCGATCACAGGCCGTGGTACGGTTGCGACGGGCCGTGTTGAGCGTGGTACGCTCAAAGTCGGTGACCCGGTTGAAATCATCGGTCTTTCTGACGAGCCGAAAGCCACGACGGTTACGGGTGTTGAAATGTTCCGTAAACTTCTTGACCAAGCAGAAGCTGGAGACAACATCGGTGCGCTTCTCCGCGGTGTATCGCGCGACGAAGTTGAGCGTGGCCAAGTATTGGCAAAACCGGGCTCAATCACGCCGCATACGAAATTTAAAGCACAAGTTTACGTTCTGACGAAAGAGGAAGGCGGACGCCATACTCCGTTCTTCTCGAACTATCGTCCGCAATTCTACTTCCGCACAACGGACGTAACAGGCATCATCACGCTTCCGGAAGGCGTTGAAATGGTTATGCCTGGCGACAACGTTGAGATGACGGTTGAGCTGATCGCGCCGATCGCGATCGAGGAAGGAACGAAATTCTCGATCCGTGAAGGCGGCCGTACAGTTGGCGCTGGTTCCGTATCGGAAATCATCGAGTAA